A region of Maribacter algicola DNA encodes the following proteins:
- a CDS encoding tetratricopeptide repeat protein, whose translation MKKLVMVLVLTVGLYGTAQTKSELQKHYEEFYNQMRLQGDVDGVINALTHLNVLSPSKERMDTLAYIYANDNQHLQALNTIGIEKLDTDSDLAVQVKAISLKALNQPKRALEQFEVLYQRNPNPYLAYELADLKIQVGDNAGASTNIEYGITNSKDDMRYAFYERQQPYDVPLKAAFLHLKGLVQFNTDKENIDTAIAIIDEALAIDPNFNLASLSKQALTARKQAPTEEPKQ comes from the coding sequence ATGAAAAAATTAGTTATGGTGCTTGTGTTGACCGTAGGTCTTTATGGGACGGCACAGACCAAAAGTGAGCTTCAAAAACATTATGAGGAATTTTATAACCAAATGAGGTTACAAGGGGATGTAGATGGCGTTATCAATGCCCTTACCCACCTGAACGTGCTATCTCCTTCCAAGGAACGTATGGATACCCTCGCCTATATCTACGCCAACGACAACCAGCACTTACAGGCTCTTAATACCATAGGGATTGAAAAATTGGATACCGATTCCGATCTGGCCGTTCAAGTGAAGGCAATATCCTTAAAAGCATTGAACCAGCCCAAAAGGGCCTTGGAACAGTTTGAAGTACTGTACCAAAGAAACCCAAATCCATATCTGGCCTATGAATTGGCCGATCTAAAGATTCAGGTAGGTGACAACGCTGGTGCATCGACCAATATTGAATATGGGATTACTAATTCCAAGGACGATATGCGCTATGCCTTTTATGAGCGCCAACAACCCTATGATGTTCCCTTAAAGGCCGCATTCCTTCATTTGAAGGGACTGGTACAATTCAATACCGACAAAGAAAATATCGATACCGCCATAGCTATCATAGACGAAGCCTTGGCCATTGATCCCAACTTTAACTTGGCCAGTTTGAGCAAGCAGGCACTGACCGCAAGAAAACAAGCACCTACAGAAGAACCAAAGCAATAG
- a CDS encoding SDR family oxidoreductase, whose amino-acid sequence MSKVIGVIGCGWLGLPLAKSLVKKGYKVKGTTTSKEKLETLSTEGIAPFLVEVSEHEIQGDILEFLNGTDTLVVNIPPKLRGKGPKENYVRKIELLVANISTSAVREVLFVSSTSVYGDGQGEVDEETIPVPTSEAGKQLLATEELLKEHTLFKTTILRFAGLIGPDRHPIYMLSGRTNLSGGNAPVNLIHLEDCIGIMTSIIQNNLWGETINGVYPAHPTKKSYYTQKAHEKGLNPPNYDTSDTENPKIITSCNPFITKIYVFSTSI is encoded by the coding sequence TGCGGTTGGTTGGGACTTCCCTTGGCCAAATCGCTCGTAAAAAAGGGTTATAAAGTAAAGGGTACCACTACCTCCAAGGAAAAATTGGAAACCCTTTCCACAGAGGGTATTGCACCGTTCCTGGTAGAAGTTTCCGAACATGAAATACAGGGAGATATCTTGGAATTCCTAAATGGGACGGACACGCTAGTGGTTAACATTCCTCCAAAACTTAGGGGCAAGGGACCTAAAGAGAACTATGTGCGTAAGATAGAACTGTTGGTAGCCAACATATCGACCTCGGCTGTTCGCGAGGTGCTTTTTGTGAGCAGTACATCGGTGTATGGTGACGGTCAAGGGGAAGTGGATGAGGAAACCATCCCTGTGCCTACATCGGAAGCCGGCAAACAGCTTTTGGCCACCGAAGAACTACTAAAGGAACACACACTTTTTAAAACGACCATCCTCCGGTTTGCGGGACTTATCGGTCCGGACAGACATCCCATATATATGCTATCGGGCAGAACGAACCTTTCTGGAGGTAATGCCCCGGTCAACCTCATCCATCTGGAGGATTGCATCGGCATCATGACTTCCATAATACAGAATAATTTGTGGGGCGAAACAATTAACGGAGTCTATCCAGCCCACCCAACAAAGAAATCCTACTATACCCAAAAGGCCCATGAGAAGGGATTAAATCCACCCAATTATGATACAAGTGATACTGAAAATCCTAAAATAATCACTTCTTGTAATCCTTTTATTACTAAAATTTACGTTTTTTCTACTTCTATCTGA